Part of the Gemmatimonas sp. genome is shown below.
GCTGGTATTCACCACGCTCACGCGCGAGGCGATGCCGCTGGTGCGCTACCGCACGCGCGACCTTACGCGCCTGCTGCCACCCACGGCGCGCAGCATGCGGCGGCTGGGGCGCATTGGCGGACGCAGCGACGACATGCTCATCATCCGCGGCGTGAACCTGTTCCCGTCGCAGGTGGAGGAGCTGGTGCTGCAGCAGGGGGCGCTGTCGGGACACTACCAGCTGGAGGTATCGCGCGAGGGGCTGCTGGACCAGCTGCTGGTGCGGTGCGAACTGCGGCCGGAGGCGGGCGGGGCCGATCGCGACACGGTGGGGGCCGTACTGCAGGGGCGGATCAAGACGCTGTGCGGCGTGACCGCGCAGGTGGTGGTGCTGGACCCCGGGGCACTGGAGCGCTCGGCGGGGAAGGCGCGGCGCGTGGTGGACCGGCGGCCGGGGAGCCGGTCATGACCGCCCCCACCAAACCCGCGTCACCTCCATCGGGCAGCCCACCCCCCGGCACCCCCAAGATGCCGCGCCGCGCCTGGCTGCTCTTTCTGGGTGTCGTGGTCGCGAACATCCTGCTCGTGCAGTACTGCGCCCCGAAGGACGAAGCCCCCACGCTGCCCTGGTCGCGCTTCCGTCAGGAGGTCGCCAACGGCAACGTGGCGTCGATCGACGCCCGCGGTGACGTCATCACGGGGCGCTTCCAGCGCCCGGTGTCGTGGAAGGACCCGCGCGATACCACCGCCGCCGCACCGCGCAGCGTCACCACCTTCACCACCACCGTCCCCGCCTTCGCCGACCCCGGTCTGGAAGCGCTGCTCGCCGCCAAGGGGGTGGAGATCCGTGCCGTCTCCACGCAGGAGAAGACGTCCTTCCTCGGCATGCTGTTCAGCCTCGTGCCGACGCTGCTTTTCATCGGCATCTATGTCTGGTTCTTCCGCCGCCTCGCGCGACAGCCGGACATGGGTGCCGGTCTCCAGGGATTCGGCCGCAGCACGGCGCGCCGCTTTGACACCACCATGGACACCAGAGTCACCTTCGACGACGTCGCCGGCATCGACGAAGCGGAGAACGAGCTCAAGGAGATCGTCGACTTCCTGCGCGACCCCGGGAAGTACACGCGACTTGGTGGTACGGCGCCCAAGGGTGTCCTGCTCGTCGGCGCGCCGGGCACCGGCAAGACGTTGCTGGCGAAGGCGGTCGCCGGCGAGGCGGGTGTGCCGTTCTTTTCCATGAGCGCCGCCGAGTTCGTGGAGATGATCGTGGGCGTGGGCGCAGCGCGGGTGCGTGACCTCTTCAAGCAGGCGCGCGAGAACGCCCCCGCCATCATCTTCATCGACGAACTGGACACCGTGGGCCGCGCGCGTGGGCAGTTCTCCCTCGGTGGCACGAGCGAGCAGGAACAGACCCTCAACCAGATCCTCACGGAGCTGGACGGCTTCTCCAGCCGCCAGGGCATCATCGTGTTGGCCGCCACCAACCAGCCCGACCTGCTCGACAAGGCGCTGCTGCGTCCCGGGCGCTTCGACCGACGCGTGGTGGTGAACCTCCCCGACAAGACCGGGCGTGAAGCCATTCTTGCGGTGCACACGCGCGGCGTACCGCTGGCACCCGAGGTGAGTCTCGCCGATCTCGCCGCCAATACCCCGGGCCTGTCCGGTGCCGACATCCGCAACCTGGTCAACGAAGCTGCACTCCTCGCCGCGCGGCGCGAACAGGATCATGTCACGCCGAAGGACTTCCTCGACGCGCTCGAGAAGATCATCCTTGGCCCTGAACGGCCATTGCTGCTGAGCCCCGACGACCGCGAGCGCATCGCCTATCATGAGGGCGGCCACGCCATCCTCGGCCTCGTCGTGCCCGGTGCCGATCCCGTGCAGCGCGTGTCCATCGTTCCACGTGGCCAGGCGCTCGGTGTCACCTATCAGCGCCCCGACCGCGATCGCTACAACTATCCCGAGGGCTACCTGCGCGCCCGCATCATCGGGGCGTTGGGGGGCCGGGCCGCCGAAGAGCTGGTGTACGGCACGACGACCACCGGGGCCGAGAACGACATCGAACAGGTCACGCAGCTCGCGCGCAACATGGTCACGCGCTGGGGCATGAGCACCGTGGTCGGCATGGTGCAGCTCGCGCCGCGCGAGAATCCCTATCTGGGCACGGTGGCGGGCGGGCCGGGGGCACACCCGTACAGCGAACGGACCGCGCAGGCCATAGACGCCGAGGTGCAGCGCATCATCGCCGAATGCCACGCCGAAGCCACTCGCCAACTCACGGTGCATCGCGCGGCACTCGACACGCTCGCGGCCGCGCTACTCACGCGCGAGACACTCGATGTCCACGACATCCTCGAGGTGACCGGCCTGCCGCCCGCCCCGGCCTTGCGCAGCGTCAAGCGACCTGGCTGACGCGCAGCGCAGCGTCGGGGGGCGCTCGTCAGACCGCGCGTGCGGAAACCGGGCGTCCCGACGGTTGCCACCGCCTCGGCGTCCGCGGCCGGCATTTTCGCGGGGGCGAGTCGGCGTGCCGTGCGCGCTTATCGCGCCGTCGCCTCGTGGGCCCCGATCGCCGCCGCCCGCGGCAGATCGACATCCGGCACGTTGTACTGCAGCCGGAGGATCGTGAAGCGCCCGTAGCGCCACACCGGCTTGTCGGCGTAGTGCCAGATGGCGTCGCCCTCGCGCGGCAGGCGGAGGCCGTCCACGTCGCGGTGCCCGCGCAGCGGCGGCGTCCACCTTTCGCCGTCGTCGGGGAGCGCGTGCCGGTCGTCGCTGGCGAAGTCCACGAGGTCATCGTTGGCCTCGGTGACGACCGTTGGCGGTGTGTCGGGCTGACTCGCCGCCGCGGTCGCCACCGCCTCGTCGAAGCGGTCGATGAGCGGCGTACAGCCGATGGTGAGCGCGAGCATGGCGGCAGCGGCGAAGCGGGGACGGAGGCGGAGCAATGAGGACACCCCGTGAAGATGCCGGAACTCCGGCGCCCGCCCAGCGGGGTTCACCTGATCGCTGTGTAGGGCAGGGCCGGTCCGGCCCGACGGGACGTTCGGTTCGTGACCGGTGGATGACACGGCTCGCTGGCGCGTTCACGTCCCGGTGCGGGCGCCATCGGGATCTTTCGGTGACGCCAGCGATGGAGACCGGGTAGAGCAGCAAGGAAACGCGGCGCGCCGGTTGGTCGCCTGCAGGGTCACGCCTCACCCGCTTTCATCATGACGATATCCCGGACAATCCATGCGGCCGTCGGTCGGCCCCCCCATTGGCGGTATCTGGCCGCCGTGACGTTGCTGAGCGCCGCGGCAGCGTGCGGCGACGGGTCGGCGGCCGGTCCGGAACCGGCCGGCAAGGCCGACTCGCTGACGGCCCTCCCGCGCACGCTCACCGCCACGGAGCAGCAGGGCGTGGCCGGCGTCAACGCGTTTGCCTACACGCTGCTCAAGCAGGCCGCGTCCCCCAGCACGGCCTCCGGCCAGGCACGCAACCTCCTGCTCTCGCCGCTGAGTGTGCAGGTGGCCCTCGGCATGACCATGAACGGCGCGACCGGGACCACGTTCACCCAGATGCAGCAGGTCCTCGGGTGGGGCGGGCGTTCGCGTGCGGAAATCAATGCCGCCTACAAGAGTCTGCTCGCGCTGCTGCCCACGCTCGACTCCACCGTCACGGTGTCGATCGGCAACGGCATCTGGACACGAACGAGCGCGGTGCCCGACACCGGCTTCGTGCGCGAGGCGCGGGAGTTCTTCTCGGCCCCGGTGCAGTCGGTGGCCACGGCGTCGGTCATGCGCGACTCGGTCAACACGTGGGTCCAGCGCAGCACCCGTGGCCTGATCCCGACGCTGCTGGAGCAGGCGCCGCCCGAGGATCTGCAGATGATGCTGGTCAATGCGGTCTATTTCGACGGCGCCTGGCGCGATCGCTTCGACGTGAGCAACACGCGCCTCGATGGGACGTTCACCCTGGCGTCCGGCGCGCCGGTCACCACGCCGATGATGCGGCGCACGGGCGGATTCCGCGTCACGTCGATCGACCTCGGAGCCGGCCGCACCGGTGTGGCCGCCGAGCTGCCGTTCGGGAACAGCGCCTACAGCATGCTGCTGCTGATGCCGACGACCGGGGGGGTCGATGCCGTGATTCAGCGTCTGGATACGGCGTTCGTGGGGAGTGTCGTGCGTTCGCTGGAGCCGCAAACGCTGGCGTTCCTGGGCCTCCCACGCTTCACGCTGCGGGCGTCGCGCCAACTGAACGGGGATCTGATGGCGCTCGGCATGTCGCAGGCCTTCAGCGATGCGGCGGAGTTCCCGCGGCTCGTGACGAACGTCCGGACGAAGATCGGCTTCGTGCAGCACGGGGTATCGATCGCGGTGACCGAGCGTGGCGCGCGGGCCGGTGCCGCGACGGCCGTCGGCATCATGCCGGTGAGCCTGCCCCCGATCTACGAGTTCGACCGTCCGTTCGTGTTCATGATCCGTGAGCGCTTCACGGGCACGGTGCTCTTCATCGGCGTCGTCCACGACCCGCGCAGCTGACGCAGCACCCGGCATGGCCCCCCGTGCCGCGGTTACGGCCGCGCCAGCACCCGCCCCGGTCGTGCCTCGGTAACCGCCGTGCCTGTCCACACGAGCGCGCCGTTCACCCACACGCGCTGCATGCCGGTGGACAGCGCGCGCGGCTGCTCGAAGGTGGCGCGATCGATCACGGTGGCGGGATCGAAGAGCACCAGATCGGCCTTCATGCCTGCCTTGATCGTGCCGCGATCGCGCAGCCCCAAGCGCGCCGCTGGCATGCCCGACATCTTGTGAATCGCCTCGGCCAGCGTCATCCACTGCTGCTCGCGCACGAGCCGCCCCAGTACCCGCGGAAAGGTGCCCGCGCCGCGCGGATGGTTGTTGGCAATGCCACCGTCACTCGCCACCATGACCCACGGCTGCCGGTAGAACGCGCGCAGGTCCTCCTCGGTCATGGCGTGGCCAATCATCCCCGATTCCTCATCCCCCTGAAAGCGGATGTACGCCTCGATGTCGCTCACCCCCAGTCGACGCGCTGCCTCGTCGAGCCGCTTCCCCACGAACTCGGGGTGCGCCCCCCAGCGGGTGATCTGCACGTTCTTCGCGCCGCCAATGTCATCGAGCCCGCGGCGCACGCTGGCCGAGTCGGTGTAGCGCTTGTTGGGAATGAGCACGCGCGGCGTGGACTGCCAGGCGAGATAGGGATACGCGTCGGCAGTGACATCGACCCCGCGCTGGCGCGCCGCTTCCACCATGGCCACCGCCTGGTTGGCCTGCCCCCACACGCCCACGGTACCCAGCTTGATGTGCGTGATCTGCACCGGTACCTGACCCTGCTCGCCAATGGCAATGGCCTCGCGCATGGCGTCCATGGCCAGATCGGCTTCGTCGCGAATGTGCGAGATGTAGATGCCCCCCTTGGCCCCGGCGGCGCGCGCCATGGTGACCACCTCGTCGGTGGCCGAGTAGCTCCCCACTTCGTACTCGAGCCCCGAGCTCAGCCCAAAGGCGCCCTCGTTCATCGCCTGCGTGACCAACGCCGCCATGCGCGCCACTTCGGCGGGCGTGGCCTTGCGCTTGTAGTCGTAGCCAATGACCTCGCGGCGAATGGTGGCGTGTCCCGCGAAGGTCACCACGTTCACGGTGGGCGGCCTGGTGCGCAGCCGCTGCAGATACTCGCCTACCGGCCACGGCGAGCTGCCATCGGGGCCCACGGCCACGGTGGTGATGCCTTGCGAGACCTGCGACACCGCCGCGGGCTCCACCTCAAGCCCCGACGACGAATGGTTGTGCGTGTCGATGAAGCCGGGGGCCAGCACCATGCCGGTGCCGTTTATGATCGGCTCACCCGGGCGCGGCGTGACGTTGCCCACGGCGGCAATGGTGTCGCCCTGCACGCGCACGCTGGCGGCACGCAGCGGAGCGCCGGTGCCGTCGGCGATCTGCGCGCCGGTAATGACGAAGGAGGCGGGTTGTGCTGGCGGCTGGCGCGGGGGCTGAGGCGTGGCCGGTCCGGCCATGCCGGTGAGCAGCAGCGACAGCAGGGCGGTGGCACCGAGCGACGCCGGGCGCGAGGCCAGCAGGGGACGCGAGAGCGAAGTCATGACCGTAGGGGAGAGCGTGTGCCCTAGGGTACGGCGCCGGTGGCCGAAGCACTACCCCTGTACGGATTCCCGCCGTTCGCGTCCGGCGGACGTCCGGTCACCAGAGAGCGGAGCGGCGAGGGGCGCCACGACCATGCGTACTGCGCCGCAGGGCGCCGGCCGATCCGGCCGGAGCCGTCAACTCGCGCACGAGGACGTCCCCGTGATCATGGCGATATCGGCGGCAAGCTTCTGTTGCGCTGCCCGCAGGCGTTCGCGCGCCGGGGTCACGCCATCGAGAATGGCGCGGATCTGCGACTCGACAGCGCTGCTGGCGGTGCTGCTCGCGCGCAGGGCGAGGATCTTGTCGAGCGCATCGGAGATGGCTCTCAGGTCGGCAACGCGGGGCGCTCATGTCCACGGATGTCGGTGCGAGCGGTGCCTGGCGGCATGAGGCGCGGCCCCACCAGACGCAGCGATTGGCGCCTGGCGGCACCGATTCCACTGTGGTGCGGTACTCGCTTGGCGCCACGGGGTTTGCGCTGCGCACCGGAGTGCCGGTGGGTGAAACGCCAACGACCGTCGCCGGTGGGTCGTGGTCGGCGGTGGTCGCGGCGACCCGGTGGCGTATGGATCTCCACGCTGCCCCGGGGCTGTCGGCGGAAGGTCGCGGCGCCATCGAAGCCACGCAGGCCGCCATCAATGCCTGGGGCGGCGCCATCGGCGAAGCGCTGGGCGTGGCGACCTTTGCCGCGATCTGGGCCATTGCGACCAGCCTGCTGATCCTGCGCGATCGGCGGTTACCGGCCTGGGCGGGGGTGGCGGGGCTCGCGGCCGGCGCGCTCGTCGCCTTGCCCGGCCTCGAACTGTTCGGCATGACGCCTCCGGTGTCCATCGTGCTGTCCACCACCGGGATTCAGCTCTGGTTCATGGCGCTGGGGGGGCTGTTCGTGTGGCGCGCCTGGCCCCGCCCCACATAAGGGCGAGGAGCGTGCCGGTGGGACACCGGGGATCGCCCGGGGCCGAAGTTGGGCGCGCATCGATTCCGGCCCGGGTCTTCGCGCACATCGCACCCCAGGGGCACGTCCTGAGGCGGGGCCATGGCTGGTGTACCAATCACCAGGGGGCGTGCGCGAGACGGCAGGCACCCCGCCGCCCCATCGCGCGGCGCTGGCAAAGTCGGCGGTCGTGCCGTACACTCGACGAGCAGTCGACCGCCCCTGTTTGGAATCCCTCTCCCGTCGCCGCCGTCGGCGCTCTGGAACCCTGCCACGCCCCAAGGCGCCGCCCGTGCGCGAAACCAGGAGACGATCCGCGTGAATGCCCAGCGCGAGCGCTACGCGCGTGAGGGCATCAGCGAGACCATTCCCGTGAAGTCCACGACTCGCATCAGACGTTGGTTCCGGCTGGACTCCGAATCGCTTACGCCGTATCGGACGCGCATCGTGGCTGCCCTCAGCCTGCCTGCGGCGTTGCTGTTGCTGCCCTTCACGATGACCCACCTGCTGCATGGGCGATGGGGGCTCGCGGTGGTCATCGCCATTGCTCAGGTGGTGCTCTTTATCGACGGCCGGGCTGCCAGCCGCAACCTGCCGCCGCCTGTTCCGCATCTCGCCTTGGCGATGATTCTGATGGTCGTGGTCTTTGCGTCGCTCGCCTTCCAAGGCATCAACGGCGCTTTGTGGGCCTATCCCACCCTGTTCATCTGCTACTTCATCCTGCCGCGAGGCCGGGCCTTGGGCGTGAGCAGCGTGATCGTGGTCGCTGTTTCCCTGATGGCGTACGACAGCCTGGGAGGGGCACTCGCGGCCCGGCTGGCCGCCACGCTCGCGCTCACGCTGGGGATGATCAACGTGGTGCTCAACGTCATCGATGACCTGCAGCAGGCCCTCCAGGATCAGGCCGTCACCGATGCCCTGACGGGCGCATACAACCGCCGGCGCTTCGATGAGGAACTGGCCCGCATCGAACTGACCGCCGCCCAGGGACAGACCTGCACGCTGCTGACGCTCGATGTCGATCACTTCAAGCGCGTGAATGACACCTACGGCCACGCCGTCGGCGATGAGGTCCTGCGTCGCGTGGCCGCGCTCATCAAGGCGCGCAAGCGTCGCGACGACATGCTGTTTCGAATCGGGGGGGAGGAGTTCGCGCTGCTGCTGCCGGGGTGCGGGGCGACCGAGGCTGCTGCACTGGCGGAGGTCCTGCGAACGCGCATCGAGCAGGCCGAAATGCCGACAGGCCAGTGCATCACGGTGAGCGTCGGCGTGGCCAACCATATCGTAGGCGATACCCAGGAAGCCTGGGCGAGGCGGGTCGACGCCGCGCTCTACCTGGCCAAACGCCAAGGACGCAACCGGGTCATCGTTTCCGGTTTGACAGCGCCCGCAGAGCAGATCCAGCCTGTGAGCGTCTGACGGGCCGTTGGGGACCGCCGACCAGTCCGGTCCGGCGGGGAACCCGGCTCCTCCGGCAGATCCGCGAGGTCGATCCGCTCGCGCGTCCGGCATGTGGCCGGACCGTGCGTACCGCCAAATCGCGAGGCGGTCGCTATGCTTTGCAGGTGACGTCATTCCATCGTCGCGCGGCCCGTGGCGCGCGTACCCGCCGCGAGCGCTCAGGCGCCCCCCCACACGCCGTCGCGCACCACCATCGCGGCACGGCGTTCCGGTTTGCCGATGCGCAGCGATCCGGCAGGTCCGCACTGGTGGCGTTCTTCGCCGTGCTCGGGCCCGGTCTTCTGGCCGGCCTCTCCGACGATGATCCGGCCGGGATCACGACCTACTCGATGCTTGGGGCCGACTTCGGCTACCGGCTCCTGTGGATCATTCCGGCCTCCACCATTCTGTTGATTCAGTTTCACCTGATGGCGGTGCGGATCGGGGCGGCCACCGGACAAGGGTTCGTCGGCATCATTCGTCAGCGATGGGGACACGGCGCGGGATACGCCGCCGTAACCGGCCTGCTGGCCGCCAACTTCGGTACGATCTGCGCGGAATACGCGGGCATCTCGGCGGCGGGTGGGCTGATCGGCATTCCGTCCTGGATCAGCGCTCCATTGGCCGGTATCCTGATCTCGCTGGTGGTCGTGCTCGGCTCATTCCATCGGGTCGAGCGCGTGTTGCTGGTCATCTCCTCGACCCTCACCCTCTACATCGTCGACGGGTTTCTCGCCGGACCGGACTGGTCGGCGGTGATGAACTCGTCCGTGATTCCGCGAATGCCGGAGACCCCGGCTGGCTGGGTGGCGGTGGCGGCGACCCTCGGCACGACGCTCGCCCCGTGGGGGCTCGCGTTCATCCAGAGTTACGCCGTAGACAAGAAGATCACGATGGACAAGCTGCGGCTCGCCCGGATCGACGTGATCATCGGCTCGGTGCTGACCGGGGTCATCGGGCTCGCCATTGCGGTGGCCTGTGCGGCCACCCTCAACGCGGCCGGCGTACACATCGAGAATGCAGGTGACGCCGCACTGGCCTTGCGACCGCTCGCCGGGAGATTCGCGACCGTGCTGTTTGGCGCCGGCTTGCTGGGCGCCTCGCTGCTGGCCGCGGCGATCGTGCCGATCGCCACGGCTTACTCGATCGCGGAGGGGGTAGGTGAGCCGGCATCACTCGATCTCGACTCGCACCACTTTCAGTGGTTCTATGCCGCTTTCATCGGCTTGACCGTGGCCGCGGTGAGCATCGTCTCGCTGCCGGATCTGCCCCTCATTCCGCTGATCTATTCCAGTCAGGTGGTGAATGCGGTGGTGCTGCCGCTGCATGTCGTCGCGCTGCAACTGCTGTCGTCCGATCGTGCGCTGATGGGTGCGTCGCGATCGACACGGTGGGTGAGAGCCGGTGGGTGGATCAGCATCACCTTGATCCTTGCCTGCATCGGCGCGCTGGGCTGGAGCTGGCTGCGGTAACGCCGGACCGCGTGGCCGGCCCCCTCAGCGCTTCAGGAACCGGCTGCCGGCAATGTAGACCTCGCGCCCTTGCCGCCGCAGCGGAAGCGTTATGCGGCCATCGGCTGCGGTAACGACCAGCGCGCCGCCGATCACCTCCCAGCGGCCGGTGTTGCGGGTGCGGGTGGGCTCGACGGCGGCGCCGGGGAGCGAGACGGTGCTGGTCGTCCAGTGCACGAACGTACCGTCGGCGGCGAGGTCCCACCCTTCCTCGCTCACGTAGCCCCCGGTCGACGACATGTTCGACTCCTGTCGCCGCCAGGCGCCGGCGAGCGCACCGGCTGCGGCCTTATCGGTGACCGGCGTCCCCGGGCGCACCGTGGTCACCAGTCGTTCGGCGGCGGCACGGAAAGCGGCATCCTCGGCTGGCGCAGCCAGGCTCACCACGCCCAGCATGGTACCGCTGCCGGACGGACGGGCGAGGATGCGCAGGATGACCGTTTCGCCGCTCTCGGCCCGCACACGGGCGGCGGTGGTCCACACGTCGAGGCCACCCACCCGTCGGGCCGCTGGGGGCTCCAGCAGAGTGGTGGCCTTCTCATCAAGCCGGACCCCCTGGAGCACGGTGAAGCCGTCGGCGATCGCCAGGTCACCGCGGGAGTAGGCCCCGCCATACACGATCAGCGCGCCGGACGCCCCGGTTCGCCCCCACGCCTCGACCCGGCCATCGGCGCCGGCGAGGGTCCACCCGGCGGGCGGCACATAGCCCATTCCGAACCCGGGGATGGTGCGGGCGCTCTGAGCAATGAGGGCGACCGGAGCGTGCGTGAGGAGTGCGAGGGCGAGGGCGCGGGCGATCACGTGACAGCGGGTGGGGGTGGGGGAGGCCTGCGCTACCAGATCGCGAGCGGGTAACTTCGCCGGCCGCTCACCACATTGCCAATGGTCACGGCCCGGGCAGTCCCCACACCGGGGCCGCCGCAGCGATGGCACCGGGGGCAAGGACCTGGCCGAGCACACCGGCGGCATCATGGGCCGGGGCGAGGATCTGCGCGCATATCGCGCACCGCATATCGCGCACCGCACGACGCTGCCACGCGCATCGCGCGGCGCGGCGATGCCGGCCGGCTCGCCGCGCTCGCCGCCGCGCGCCAAGTTGGGGGATGCGCTCACTCCTCCCGTTCCGCCCGCGCCGCCATCTGCGCGCGCTCGCCCTCCTCGTTGCCGCCACCGCCCTTCCTCGCGGCACCGCCGCCGCCCAGAGCGACGCCCAGCGTGACAGCCTCGTGCAGCTCGCCGAGGCGCTGCGCACGCTGCGCCAGCCGCCAATGGAGGGCGGCGTGCCGGTCTACTCCCCCGCGGCGCTTGGCCGGTGGCGCACCGGCCTCGATGCGCTCCGCGCCCGCCACGCCGCGCTCAACGCGGGCGGCTGGTCGGTAGCCGACCGGGTCGATTACATCCTCGTGCGTACACAGCTCGATGCCTTCGACTTCGAGTTGCGCGTGCTGCGCCCATGGGCGCGCGATCCGGGCCACTGGGTCGACCTGCTCGCGCGCACTCCCTTCACCGGGGTGCCCCTCACCGCCGAGGGGCGCACGCGCCTCACGCAACAGCTGCGCGCCGTGCCCCGCACCATCGCGGCCGCGCGCCGACAGCTCACCGAACCGGCGGGCGAGCTGGCCGGCATCGCACACTTTCATCTCACCCGCTCCGATGGCGTGAACCAGGGCGAGCCACGCCGTGACCCGCCACCGGCCGGCATCATTGGGTGGTACGAGGATCTGCGCGCACGCCTCGTGCAGCACGATGCGGCGCTCGTGCCGCTCGCCGACTCTGCGCTCACCGCGCTGCGCGGCTATGCCGGCTGGCTTGCCGCCGAACGCCCGCGCATGACGGCGCCCGCGCACATCGGCCTCGAGGACTACGCGTGGTACCTGCGTCACGTGCGCCTCGTCCCGCTGAACGTGGAGCAGGTGCGGCTCACTGGGGAGCGCGAGATTGCCCGCGCCCGCTCGCTGTTGGCGTTCGACCGGCACAAGTACCGCGCCCTGCCCCCCATCGTGCCGGTCACCACGGCCGAGGAGCATGAACGGCGCACGCGTGAGGCGGAGACGCACATTCGCACCTTCACGCAGCGCGAGAAGCTGCTCACGATTCCCAACGACATTCCGCCGCAGTATGAGACCGACGCGTTCTTCATCGATCGCAGCGCGTGGGGCGGGGCGCGGCACTTCTGGGAAGAGCTCACCTATCGTGATCCGCTCAACAACCACGTGCACGCGTCCATCCCCGGCCACCGTTTCGACGGCGCGCTGCAGCGGCGCCATCCGCGCCCCATCCGCCGCGCCTTCAGCGATGGGACGCGCGCCGAGGGATGGTCCTTCTACATCGAGGAGATGTACCTGCATACCGGTCTGCTGGACGACCGGCCCAAGGGGCGCGAGCTGTTCTGGATTGCACAGCTCAAGCGCGCCGCGCGCATTCATGCCGAGCTGCGCATGCAGACGGGCGAGTGGACGCTCGACGACGCAATCAAGTACCTCGTGCGCGAGGTGCCGCTCATGGAGGAAAACCTCGCGCGCTACGACCTGGCCATCTACCTGCGCCGTCCGGCCTACGGCATGAACTACACCATTGGCAAGGCACAG
Proteins encoded:
- a CDS encoding DUF885 family protein, whose protein sequence is MRSLLPFRPRRHLRALALLVAATALPRGTAAAQSDAQRDSLVQLAEALRTLRQPPMEGGVPVYSPAALGRWRTGLDALRARHAALNAGGWSVADRVDYILVRTQLDAFDFELRVLRPWARDPGHWVDLLARTPFTGVPLTAEGRTRLTQQLRAVPRTIAAARRQLTEPAGELAGIAHFHLTRSDGVNQGEPRRDPPPAGIIGWYEDLRARLVQHDAALVPLADSALTALRGYAGWLAAERPRMTAPAHIGLEDYAWYLRHVRLVPLNVEQVRLTGEREIARARSLLAFDRHKYRALPPIVPVTTAEEHERRTREAETHIRTFTQREKLLTIPNDIPPQYETDAFFIDRSAWGGARHFWEELTYRDPLNNHVHASIPGHRFDGALQRRHPRPIRRAFSDGTRAEGWSFYIEEMYLHTGLLDDRPKGRELFWIAQLKRAARIHAELRMQTGEWTLDDAIKYLVREVPLMEENLARYDLAIYLRRPAYGMNYTIGKAQVEQLLADRQRQLGDAFDLGAFHDAFLAAGPIPIALIRWELTGLDDELRALGVLP